In Cydia strobilella chromosome 22, ilCydStro3.1, whole genome shotgun sequence, one genomic interval encodes:
- the LOC134751582 gene encoding zinc finger protein 271-like codes for MEGNGIGSTSLEAPRVKEEPEYVLDVSIKVEPEVDEEPQPLKPEPACVQPELKGAKQDTLCKDGDLYADHEVKHNLVLGPEVLQRLCADKRPETPPSGTGTGTGTGTGTGTGTASASADEHTKPQRGPRGTNTDLQHSESEAIETYMCDPCGLLFRKKHSLIRHIKAHLRANPKMLPSHSSKKVFFCEICHKQFFQSGHFNRHIRTHTGTKPHVCNICKKEFVRMECLEIHKRIHTGQKPFSCKYCEKKFTQSHNLTRHIRIHTGEKPYVCDICSKRCSQSGDLKTHKQIHEIDEKYSCDLCNKRFKWKSTLNKHKRNHIRNNTRDKSEKA; via the exons ATGGAAGGAAACGGCATCGGCAGCACGTCCCTGGAGGCTCCGCGAGTCAAGGAGGAGCCCGAATATGTCCTAGACG TGAGCATAAAGGTAGAACCAGAAGTAGACGAGGAGCCGCAGCCATTAAAACCAGAGCCTGCGTGTGTACAGCCGGAGCTGAAGGGTGCGAAGCAGGATACGTTGTGCAAGGATGGAGACCTGTATGCGGACCATGAGGTTAAACACAACCTGGTGCTGGGGCCCGAGGTGCTGCAGCGGTTGTGTGCTG ACAAGCGCCCCGAAACACCACCCTCCGGGACCGGGACCGGGACCGGGACCGGGACCGGGACCGGGACCGGCACCGCGAGCGCGAGCGCTGACGAACACACTAAACCGCAGCGGGGTCCGCGGGGAACCAACACCGACTTGCAACATTCCGAGTCCGAGGCAATAGAGACGTACATGTGCGACCCCTGTGGCCTATTATTTAGGAAAAAACATTCTTTAATTCGCCACATCAAAGCACACCTGCGAGCAAATCCTAAAATGTTACCAAGTCACTCCAGCAAAAAGGTATTCTTTTGTGAAATATGTCACAAACAGTTCTTTCAATCGGGCCACTTCAACCGCCACATACGAACACACACGGGCACCAAACCGCACgtttgtaacatttgtaaaaaAGAGTTTGTAAGAATGGAGTGTTTAGAAATACACAAACGAATCCACACTGGACAGAAACCATTCTCATGCAAGTACTGTGAGAAGAAGTTCACGCAGTCTCATAACTTAACGAGACATATCAGAATACACACCGGCGAGAAGCCGTACGTCTGCGATATATGCTCGAAGAGGTGTTCGCAATCAGGTGACTTGAAGACTCATAAACAGATTCACGAGATTGATGAGAAGTATTCGTGCGATTTGTGTAACAAGAGGTTTAAGTGGAAATCTACTTTGAACAAACATAAACGGAACCACATTAGGAATAACACTCGGGACAAATCGGAAAAGGCTTAA